One segment of Mycolicibacterium sp. YH-1 DNA contains the following:
- a CDS encoding MerR family transcriptional regulator, which produces MTDPELMSIGVFAKLAGLTASALRFYDDAGLLPPEQVDPITGYRLYSESQLARASQLRQLRDIGMPLPTIGKFFSAGTHEAAQLIDDQVAKVAAEAAGIQRAAATLKASLGEADRLNICTLSGPVLAAAIDQIVATTIHNPDIPVLNGVRLEANPDAISLTATDRYRLATRTLVPSQPSAASWAGTLAGDDLQTAASRLRRTPIVTLEASARSLGLRMADTTVMHCRLLAEVFPDYKLLVSSLPPVSHRVTVDKQNVLKALEQQAPERIGLRIAAGRPILLLPDCAVELGGTASGPDLTLWFELTTLYPAVSHALGKHLMLDLRGADQPATIRSADDGDFTTLVMPCLNPAY; this is translated from the coding sequence GTGACTGACCCCGAGTTGATGTCGATCGGCGTGTTCGCCAAGCTCGCCGGACTAACCGCGAGCGCGTTGCGGTTTTACGACGATGCAGGCTTGCTTCCCCCCGAGCAGGTCGACCCGATCACGGGATACCGGCTGTATAGCGAGTCGCAGCTCGCTCGCGCCTCGCAGTTGCGGCAGCTGCGCGATATCGGGATGCCGCTGCCCACCATCGGCAAATTCTTCTCCGCCGGCACTCATGAGGCGGCGCAGCTGATCGACGATCAAGTCGCCAAGGTTGCCGCAGAGGCAGCCGGGATACAACGGGCAGCCGCGACGCTCAAGGCGTCACTTGGAGAGGCGGATCGCCTCAATATTTGCACGCTCTCGGGCCCGGTCCTCGCAGCGGCGATCGACCAGATCGTGGCCACCACGATTCACAATCCCGACATCCCCGTCCTGAATGGTGTACGCCTGGAAGCGAATCCCGACGCCATCTCGCTGACCGCAACTGATCGCTACCGCCTGGCCACGCGGACACTGGTACCCAGCCAACCATCTGCCGCTTCCTGGGCAGGGACGCTGGCCGGAGACGATCTCCAGACCGCAGCCTCGCGACTCCGACGAACCCCCATCGTGACGCTGGAAGCAAGCGCAAGGAGCCTGGGCCTGCGCATGGCCGACACCACCGTGATGCACTGCCGCCTACTGGCCGAGGTCTTTCCTGATTACAAGCTTCTGGTTAGTTCACTTCCCCCTGTGTCACATCGCGTCACCGTCGATAAGCAGAACGTGCTCAAGGCGCTAGAGCAACAGGCGCCAGAGAGGATCGGCCTGCGGATAGCGGCTGGCCGGCCGATCCTCCTGCTGCCCGACTGCGCCGTGGAACTCGGCGGAACCGCGTCTGGCCCCGACCTGACGCTCTGGTTCGAGCTGACCACGTTGTACCCAGCGGTGAGCCACGCACTGGGCAAACACTTGATGCTCGACCTCCGTGGGGCCGACCAACCGGCCACCATCCGATCAGCCGACGACGGCGACTTCACCACCCTCGTCATGCCGTGTCTCAATCCTGCGTATTGA
- a CDS encoding isopenicillin N synthase family oxygenase produces the protein MTAHQEDVIVDNVVLRDGFVPVIDISSARDSDPQQRQVVAEAIGRCFESSGFLILVGHGVPDDVIADMNRSVRTFFALPESSKDALRADPADPLARGFSSNGKLSATNDQADVEAEHQAPDRVEKFVYVPLGNPEGIDGPGWTDERVLVEERWPEVPGFRTVYQSYYSEMASLATELSRLFALALGLREDWFDEKIDRHHSNLMSNYYPADDQTPGQIRLSQHSDWGNLTILLQDESQRGLQVLNDRGEWVDVPVVPGSFVINIGDLLARWTNDRWVSTVHRVVSTDSDKPSGDRFSIPFFHQPNFDAVIECIPTCTTPDYPARYAPVVSGPYMLEKFRLAYALSPS, from the coding sequence GTGACCGCACACCAAGAAGACGTAATCGTAGACAACGTCGTACTCCGTGACGGATTCGTTCCGGTGATCGACATCAGCAGCGCCCGCGACAGCGATCCGCAACAACGGCAAGTCGTCGCTGAAGCCATCGGCCGGTGCTTCGAAAGCAGTGGATTTCTCATACTTGTCGGACACGGCGTGCCCGATGACGTGATCGCGGACATGAATCGATCAGTGCGCACATTCTTCGCGTTGCCCGAAAGCTCGAAGGACGCGTTGCGCGCTGATCCTGCCGATCCGCTGGCGCGCGGGTTCAGCAGCAACGGCAAACTGTCGGCGACCAATGATCAGGCCGACGTCGAGGCGGAGCACCAAGCACCGGACCGGGTCGAGAAGTTCGTCTACGTTCCGCTGGGCAACCCGGAGGGTATCGATGGGCCCGGGTGGACCGACGAGCGCGTGCTCGTCGAAGAACGGTGGCCCGAGGTCCCCGGATTCCGCACGGTCTACCAAAGCTATTACTCCGAGATGGCCTCCCTTGCTACCGAATTGTCCCGGTTGTTCGCCCTCGCGTTGGGACTGCGCGAGGACTGGTTCGACGAAAAGATCGACCGACACCACTCCAACCTCATGTCTAACTACTACCCGGCCGATGACCAGACACCCGGACAGATTCGCCTCAGCCAGCACAGCGACTGGGGCAATCTCACGATCCTGCTACAGGACGAATCCCAGCGCGGACTCCAGGTTCTCAATGATCGCGGCGAGTGGGTTGACGTGCCAGTGGTGCCTGGATCGTTCGTCATCAACATTGGTGACCTTCTGGCGCGGTGGACCAATGACCGCTGGGTCAGCACCGTTCACCGCGTGGTCAGCACGGACTCAGACAAGCCGAGCGGCGATCGGTTCAGCATCCCCTTCTTCCACCAACCCAATTTCGATGCCGTCATCGAGTGCATTCCCACGTGCACCACACCCGACTATCCGGCACGGTACGCGCCGGTGGTATCCGGGCCCTACATGCTCGAAAAGTTCAGGCTTGCTTACGCTCTAAGCCCTTCCTGA
- the eccD gene encoding type VII secretion integral membrane protein EccD gives MTATAAAPSTPGVTPGRPSTTRVTVLTGRRMTDLVLPASAPVETYIDDTVSVLGDLLEDAPADVLAGFDFKAQGEWAFARPGAPPLRASESLDDVGVVDGALLTLVSVSRTERYRPLVEDVIDAIAVLDESPEFDRTALNRFVGLAIPFVALVLTGASLRAWSTTGHSWWWTLGVGVLGLGVLGGSMLAKTRYGDLAMSESLLIAAVPLLAGAAALAVPLPRGIDGLGAPNIAGAAAVVLLLVLATRGGPRKRAEVASFLAVTAIAVTAAAIAFGYGWSFWVPAGAIAFGLIVVTNAAKLTVAVARIALPPIPAPGESVTNDELLDPVSVPEASEESPTWQAIIASVPESAARLTERSQLAKQLLIGFVMAGATVLSVGAITVVAQGHFFVHSMIVAGLVTAVCAFRSRLYAERWCAWALLGAVVVIPTGVAVRLSDWYPDMAWLVLVLYAAAGMVALIVIGATAGVRRVSPVTKRILELLDGAAIASVIPLLLWIAGVYDLLRNLRF, from the coding sequence TTGACCGCCACGGCCGCCGCACCCAGCACGCCGGGCGTCACGCCCGGCAGGCCATCGACGACTCGCGTCACGGTGCTGACCGGACGTCGCATGACCGATCTGGTCCTGCCCGCGTCGGCTCCGGTCGAGACCTACATCGATGACACGGTGTCGGTTCTCGGTGATCTGCTCGAGGACGCGCCGGCCGACGTGCTGGCCGGTTTCGACTTCAAGGCGCAGGGCGAGTGGGCGTTCGCGCGCCCCGGCGCTCCGCCGCTGAGGGCCAGTGAGTCCCTGGACGACGTGGGCGTGGTCGATGGAGCGCTGCTGACGCTGGTGTCGGTGAGCCGCACCGAGCGGTACCGGCCACTGGTCGAGGACGTGATCGACGCGATCGCCGTGCTCGACGAGTCGCCGGAGTTCGACCGCACCGCACTCAACCGTTTCGTCGGTCTGGCCATCCCGTTCGTCGCGCTCGTGCTCACGGGCGCGTCGCTGCGGGCGTGGTCGACGACCGGGCATAGCTGGTGGTGGACGCTCGGGGTCGGCGTGCTGGGACTCGGGGTGCTGGGCGGCAGCATGCTGGCCAAGACCCGATACGGCGACCTCGCCATGTCGGAAAGCCTTCTGATCGCCGCGGTTCCGCTGCTGGCGGGCGCGGCGGCACTCGCGGTTCCCCTGCCGCGTGGCATCGACGGGCTGGGTGCCCCCAACATCGCCGGCGCGGCGGCAGTCGTCCTGCTACTGGTGCTGGCAACCCGAGGTGGCCCACGAAAGCGCGCCGAAGTGGCGTCTTTCCTAGCCGTCACGGCCATCGCCGTCACCGCCGCGGCCATCGCGTTCGGGTACGGCTGGTCTTTCTGGGTGCCCGCCGGCGCCATCGCGTTCGGACTCATCGTGGTGACCAACGCCGCCAAGCTGACCGTCGCGGTCGCGCGCATCGCCCTCCCGCCGATCCCGGCGCCGGGTGAATCGGTCACCAACGATGAACTGCTGGACCCCGTTTCGGTGCCCGAGGCCTCCGAGGAGTCCCCGACGTGGCAGGCCATCATCGCCTCGGTCCCCGAGTCGGCGGCACGGCTCACCGAGCGCAGCCAGCTCGCTAAGCAACTGCTGATCGGCTTCGTGATGGCGGGCGCCACGGTGCTGTCCGTCGGTGCGATCACCGTCGTGGCGCAGGGACACTTCTTCGTGCACAGCATGATCGTGGCCGGCCTGGTCACCGCAGTGTGCGCCTTCCGCTCCCGGTTGTACGCCGAACGCTGGTGTGCCTGGGCGCTTCTCGGGGCCGTGGTGGTGATTCCCACAGGTGTGGCAGTCCGGCTGTCCGACTGGTACCCCGATATGGCATGGCTGGTGCTGGTTCTCTATGCCGCCGCCGGGATGGTGGCGCTGATCGTCATCGGTGCGACGGCGGGCGTGCGCCGGGTGTCGCCGGTGACCAAGCGAATCCTTGAGTTGCTCGACGGTGCGGCGATCGCCTCGGTGATCCCGCTGCTGCTATGGATCGCGGGTGTCTACGACCTCCTTCGCAACCTGCGTTTCTGA
- a CDS encoding MinD/ParA family protein, with protein sequence MSADYDRLFHSSEAAQAGDDETTTVDPKALQAAIAAAASMPTGTGRPDASADPMPVTPAAAQAAAAPPPRATEITTQMPPTPPATGQQRVVPPNGMMRAPQGSASAGARYEQQRSAPAPMARHAPAPAPSQHFADAQMEGQGAWTGGQPALASAASIGNHRAIDALSHVGVRSAVKAPSQRGWRRFLYLLTRINVGLSPDELYELDLFARIRRNARDSYQIGVFGLKGGVGKTAVTVALGSAMSKIRGDRILAVDADPDAGNLADRAGRQSAATIADLLSDKELSRYNDIRAYTSMNGSNLEVLSSEDYSGARREFNEEDWAGAVNIVSRYYNLVLADCGAGLFQSSSRGVLSTVSGLVIVASASIDGARQAAVTMDWLRQNGYQDLLGRSCVVINHVVPGKPNIDVEDLVQQFERHVAPGRVIVLPWDKHIASGTEIELELLSNTFRRRTVELAAALSDDFDRLERR encoded by the coding sequence ATGTCGGCCGACTATGACCGGCTCTTCCACTCATCTGAGGCTGCGCAGGCGGGCGATGACGAGACGACGACCGTTGACCCCAAGGCCCTGCAGGCAGCGATTGCCGCGGCTGCGTCAATGCCCACTGGCACCGGTCGCCCGGACGCGTCGGCCGATCCCATGCCGGTGACGCCGGCGGCCGCCCAGGCCGCTGCCGCGCCGCCGCCGCGGGCCACCGAGATCACTACCCAGATGCCGCCGACCCCACCGGCCACTGGCCAGCAGCGGGTCGTGCCACCCAACGGCATGATGCGCGCGCCACAGGGATCCGCGTCCGCCGGAGCCCGTTACGAGCAGCAGCGCTCTGCCCCTGCACCGATGGCGCGGCACGCACCCGCGCCCGCACCGTCGCAGCACTTCGCCGACGCCCAGATGGAGGGCCAGGGTGCCTGGACCGGTGGCCAGCCCGCGCTGGCGTCGGCCGCGAGCATTGGCAATCATCGGGCGATCGACGCGCTGTCGCACGTCGGCGTGCGGTCGGCGGTCAAGGCACCGTCGCAGCGCGGATGGCGCCGGTTCCTGTACCTGCTGACCCGCATCAACGTGGGACTCTCACCCGACGAGCTCTACGAGCTGGATCTGTTCGCACGGATCCGACGCAATGCGCGCGACTCGTACCAGATCGGTGTGTTCGGACTGAAGGGCGGCGTAGGCAAGACCGCGGTCACCGTGGCCCTGGGCTCGGCGATGAGCAAGATCCGCGGCGACCGCATCCTGGCCGTCGACGCGGATCCCGACGCAGGCAACCTGGCCGACCGCGCGGGCAGGCAGTCCGCGGCGACCATCGCAGACCTGTTGTCGGACAAGGAATTATCGCGCTACAACGACATCCGCGCGTACACCAGCATGAACGGCTCGAACCTCGAGGTGCTCTCGTCGGAGGACTACAGCGGCGCGCGCCGCGAGTTCAACGAGGAGGACTGGGCGGGCGCGGTCAACATTGTGTCGCGGTACTACAACCTGGTGCTCGCCGACTGCGGTGCCGGACTGTTCCAGTCGAGTTCACGCGGAGTGCTGTCCACAGTGTCGGGTCTAGTGATCGTGGCCAGCGCCTCGATCGACGGCGCACGACAGGCCGCGGTGACGATGGACTGGTTGCGCCAGAACGGCTACCAGGATCTACTGGGTCGGTCGTGCGTCGTGATCAACCACGTCGTACCGGGCAAGCCGAACATCGACGTGGAGGATCTGGTGCAACAGTTCGAACGGCACGTTGCGCCCGGCCGGGTCATCGTCCTGCCGTGGGACAAGCACATCGCCTCGGGCACCGAGATCGAACTGGAGCTGCTGAGTAACACCTTCCGACGGCGCACGGTCGAGCTGGCCGCGGCGCTGTCCGACGACTTCGACCGGCTCGAGCGCCGTTGA